One region of Vescimonas fastidiosa genomic DNA includes:
- a CDS encoding glutamyl-tRNA amidotransferase translates to MKKSMVRRVGRVFLLSLCVGTLTAATAYAAGDDPLAIVNNLSDFIFSIIKAVGIIILGWGVVQVGMSIQSHDASQRTQGLLCLFGGLLIAFAKEILTLIGAV, encoded by the coding sequence ATGAAAAAATCTATGGTGCGGCGGGTAGGCCGCGTTTTTCTTTTGAGCCTGTGTGTCGGCACACTGACGGCGGCCACCGCCTACGCCGCCGGGGACGACCCGCTGGCTATCGTCAACAACCTGTCGGACTTCATCTTTTCCATCATCAAGGCTGTGGGCATCATCATCCTGGGCTGGGGCGTTGTGCAGGTGGGCATGAGCATACAGAGCCACGACGCCAGCCAGCGGACCCAGGGCCTGCTGTGCCTGTTCGGCGGGCTGCTCATTGCCTTTGCCAAGGAAATTCTGACGCTGATC